A region of the Oceanihabitans sp. IOP_32 genome:
GATAAACCATTCATGGTAGTATTTAAATACCTATCTCCCAAACCGCGCACATACACATTACTAGAGCCTTCTTGCTTTGACACACCGGAAATTTTAGCAACTGCGCCAGCCGCATCGCTAACACCTTTTCTCGATAATTCTTGGGCGCCAATACTTTGTTTAATTTCTATTGCCTTTTTTTGCTCTAAAAGCAGTGAGGTTTCTCTTTCCCGATTTGTAGTGGTCGTAATAAGGACTTCATCTAAAGCAGCAGCACTGGCTTCCATAATAATATTTAGTTCTGCCGTTTTTCCAGAGATTACATCAACTTTAATTTCCTGTGTTTTGTAACCCACAAAACTAAAAACCAAGGTGTGACTTCCCGATTTCAAGTTTTTTAAAACAAATACACCATCAAAGTCTGATGTGGTGCCATGGGTTGTTCCTTTAATTAAAATATTGGCAAATGCTAAAGGCGCGTTATTAAATTGCTTATCTATAAGTTTACCAGTAACTATACCCGTGTCTTGAGCGGATAAAAACATTCCTGTAAGTATTAAAAACAGAACTGTTATTTGTTGCTTGCGTTTCTTTAAATTCATACCACAAAGAAAGCTAGCTTATGTAAAGGAGAGGTTAACTCAAGATTAAACAACGGTAATAAAACCGTTATGTTAATGTTATGACATATTATTTTAAAAGCCACTTTCAAAACAATTTGTTAACATAGCGGCTTTAGCTTAATAATTTGAAGGACTTCTTTTTTTTGAGAATTTTCTATTTATCCATTACACTATCGCAAGCGCTCTAAAATTTGTGATATTTTTTCAGAATCTGAAAAGGCTTCGGTAGTTTCATCAAAAAAAGCCAAGCTTTGCATAGACACTTTTGGGGTTTCAATGACTGGTTTTATTGTGGTGGCCGAACAGTGAATTTCATTAAAACCAGCTGTTTTAAACGCTTTTGCATTTTCCGCATGGATACCTCCCCCAGGTAATATTATAATTCTGTTTTTAGCCCGTTCATTTAATTGTGTGAGTAAATCTAGGCCTAATAATGCGCTAGTTTCTTGTCCGGATGTTAACACCCGATTTACACCCAAACTCGCTAGTTCCTCTAAAGCATCTTCGGGAGTTATAACCCAATCAAAAGCACGATGAAATGTAAACGCCATGGGTTTTGCCAATTCTACCAAAACCTTTGTGCGCTCAACATCTATAGTGTTATTTTTATTTAAAACTCCAGAAACCACCCCATGGCACCCTAAGGCTTTACATTGCGCAATATCACTTTTCATAATCTCAAATTCATCATCAGAATAGGTGAAATTTCCACTTCGAGGGCGTATTAAAACAAATACAGGAATTTTAAGTGTTGTTATCACTTTTTTAATTAAACCAAAACTGGGTGTTATACCGCCAACCGCTAACTCGGCACAGAGTTCAATGCGATGTGCTCCCGATTTTTCGGCGTTAATTGCCGAGCGATAAGAATTAGCACAAATTTCTACTTTCATTTTTAAACTATTAGAAAGCTAAATGTAGCAAAAAATCATGAAAACCAATTTAAAACCCAAGAAACATGTGTTGGTTTGCCTTAATGAAACAGGACTGCGTTTTCTATACATCAAACCCTGTAATGTTCGTAAATTTTTGACTCTATTTTTACCTAATTTACTTATCTTGCTAGCTCTTAAATTTGTAAAATGAACTGGGAACAACTACTATCTTTAAAACGCTATGGCGACACCAATAAACGGATAAGAAAAGAACAAGACGAAACACGATTGGGCTTTGAAGTAGATTACGACCGCATTATTTTTTCATCAGAATTTAGAAGTCTTCAAGACAAAACTCAGGTTATTCCGCTGTCTGAAACCGATTTTGTACATACCCGTTTAACACATAGCTTAGAAGTAAGTGTGGTAGGGCGATCTATTGGCAGGCGTGTTGGGCAGAAATTATTAGAAAAACACCCGCATTTACAACGTGTACACGGCTACCAAACGAATGATTTTGGCGCTATTGTTGCCGCTGCAGCCTTAGCCCACGATATTGGCAACCCGCCTTTTGGTCATTCTGGAGAGAAAGCGATTGGAGAATTTTTTAAAACTGGTAAAGGGAAAGCCTTTAAACCCGAGCTTAGCGCCAAAGAGTATCAAGATTTATGTGATTTCGAAGGCAATGCTAACGGATTTAAAATTTTAACCCAAGACAGGCAAGGCCGAAAAGGTGGTTTGCGTTTAAGCTATGCCACACTTGGTGCCTTTACTAAATATCCGAAGGAGTCTCTACCAAAACATCCTACCAACCATATTGCACACAAAAAATACGGCTTTTTTCAGAGTGAAAAAGAGCGATTTAAGCAAGTTGCAGAAGAACTTGGCTTGCTAAAAACAGAGGGAAACGACATGAGTTATTCTCGACATCCTCTAGCCTTTTTAGTTGAAGCTGCCGACGATATTTGCTACACCATAATCGATTTTGAAGACGGTATAAATCTTGGCTTGATTCAAGAAGAATACGCGCTAGAATACCTCTCTAAAATTATTAGAGACACCATAAAACCCGAAAGTTACTACGGGCTTTCAACTAAAGAAGACCGCATAGGGTATTTACGTGCCCTCGCCATTGGCACACTTATTAACGAAGCTGTCGAAATATTTATGGCCCATGAGGACGCTATTTTAAAAGGTGAATTTGATTGCGCCTTATTAGATAAAAGTAAATACAACGCCCAAATAAAAGATATTATTAAAATAAGTGTTGATAACATTTATCAATCTAACGAGGTTATCGATAAAGAGATTGTGGGCTATGGGGTTATAAACACCTTATTAGACACTTACACAAATGCAGTAAACAACACCTTTAACAAAACCGATTCTAATTACGATGCACTTATTTTAAGGGCCTTACCGGTTAGCGTTAAAACAAATACATCTAGCTTATACCAACGTTTAATGAGTGTGTGCCATCATGTATCTCTGCTCTCCGACAGTAAAGCTATTTTGGATTATAAAAAGATAAAAGGGATTGAATTTTGAGCTCATAACTTTAATAAAAGTTTCTAAACTATGACTGAATAAAACCTTTAATACCAATTTAGTTTTGAAATGTCGTATTATTAATTTGAATTATTTTTTGTTCAGATGATATAGAAATCGCAGATTCACGAACTCGTTATTTTACTATAATATGGGCGTGAGCTAAAATCAAAGCATAGCCTGAGTTATGGTTTTATTTTATACCGAAATATGGGCGAAAAAGAACTGCGAAGCACATCATGAACACCTATTTATAAAATAGAAAAATGTGAGTAAACGAATTATATGCGGCATGACATGGCTAATTTGGTATAAATTTTATACTTTCTATCTTATAGGAATTTGTTTGCTCCTCATTTAAACCTCAATAAATTGGATGCATTCTAGAAGTTTTTGAATGGTTTTATTGGGTTCATGCTTTCTCCAATGTAGGTACAAATCTATTGTTTCGTCTAACTCAATAAATCTTAAGTTTTGAGTGTTTGCCATTTTAAACGAAAGCGGCAGAATAGAAATTCCCAATTCTTTAGATACCAGATTTAAAATCATTCCTCCAAAATCAGATTCAATAATGGTTTTTGGTTCAAAATCATATTTGGTGAAAAAGTTTCTTAAAAGTGAGGCAAAAAATGTGTTTTGATGCAAACCCGAAATAATAAATTTTTCGTCTCTTAGCGCGTTTAAATTGTGTATTGATGTTTCATCTAACCAATGATTATCGGGCACAACTAAACATATAGGTTCTGAAGATAATTTTAAGGAATCAATGTTTCTATTTTTTATCTCATCTCTACTAAATGCGATATCGGTTTGATAGCTGAGTAATAATTTTTCATGATTCTCATCAATGGGCTCGGTGAGCTCAAATTTAAGTTCTGGCAATTCAGCATTTAAAAGTTCCAAAAGTTTTGGCAAAAATTTAAAAGCAATTGAGCCTGGATAGGTAATTGACACTTGACCAGAAACGCCTTCTTCAATTTTTTTTGCCTGCCTGTGAATTTGATCGAGCTCTTTTAAAACAAGGGACCATTTATTTTTAAGAAATTTACCCGCATCAGTAAGTTTTACATTGCGCTTATCTCTTTCAAAAAGTTGAACGCCTAGTTCTTCTTCTAGCGATTGAATTTGCCTGCTTAACGTAGATTGGGATATGAATAGCTTTTCGGCTGCTCTCCAAAAATGCAATTCATTAGCCAGACTTAAAAAATGTTTGATTTGTAGCGTATTCATAATTAGTGTCTGGTCGGAAACAGACGGTTTTTATAATTTGAATTATTTTTGATGTCATTTTTGTTTAGTTTTTATGAGTTGATGCCTTAGCATCAAGCGATTAAAAATAAACTGGGAGGACGCAAAAAGAAACAAATTTAATTTTGCTGTGTTTCCGTCCAGACACTAACTAATGCATTTTACGCATTAGTTGACCAAAACTATGTATTATTTAATTGACATCAAAACCTTTTATTTGCAATCTAGTTTTATTTAATACTAAACAGAAGAAGATATGGGCATCGAGAATTTTATGACCTTCATATTAACGGCTATGCTTTTTGTAATGACACCTGGTATTGATACTATGTTTGTCTTAAACAAATCTATTGGTCAAGGAAGAAAATCTGGTATTTATGCTACACTAGGTATAAATACCGGTGTTTTAACTCATGCTTTATTTGGAGCTGTTGGGCTCTCTGTTTTAATCGCTAAATCTGCTTTTGCCTTTACAGGTATTAAATATGCCGGTGCTATTTATATAATTTATATGGGTTTTATAAAGCTTAAAGCGAAATACGAGCTTTTACCAGAAGCCGAGATAGGTAAACAGAAAACTAAAAGCGATTTTTGGTCGGGGTTTTTAACCAATACATTAAATCCGAAAGTTGCATTATTCTTTTTGGCTTTTTTCCCTCAATTTATTACTCCAGAACAGCTTCATAACCCGATGCCATTTATAATTCTAGGCCTCACATTTTCCCTAATTGGGATGGCTTGGTACTTAAGCCTCACTCTAATGGCCAGTACTTTTTTTGAAAAAATCAAGCACCATCCAAAACTGGGTTTATGGGTGAATAAATTTAGTGGTTTAGCCTTTATTTTAATGGGCTTGTATATTGGTTTAATACCAATTTAATTTTGAAATGTCGTATTATTAATTTGAATTATATTTTGTTCAGATGAGATAGAAATCGCAGATTCACGAACTCGTAATTATAAAATAATATGGGCGTGAGCTAAAATCAAAGCATAGCCGTAGCTATGGTTTGATTTTATACCGAAATATGGGCAAAAAAGAAACCAATTATATGCGACATGACATGGTTAATTTGGTATAATATAGCGCTTAAGTGTTATTTAGCATATTTTGAAGCCACTTAAGCCTCGGTTATAGAGGTCAACATGTCTAAAAACACCTTTACCAAATACTGGGCATCTAAACCAACAGACGCCTGCAATTCAGGAACACTGCCATGCTCTATAAAAGCATCTGGTATGCCCAGAACCTTAATAGTGTTTTTATACTGATTGGTCGCTGCAAACTCTAAAATACCCGAACCAAAACCGCCAACAACCGTAGCATCTTCAACAGTTACGATAAGTTTGTAAGATTTAAAAATAGAATTTAATAAGTTTTCATCTAGAGGTTTTACAAAGCGCATATCGTAATGCGAAATAGCGTCTTTATCCTCAACCAAATCCAAAGCTTGAGAGACATTCTTAGCGATACTCCCTACACTTAAAACAGCCAGTTTAGTTCCTTGTTTAAGCTGTTCACCTACACCTATTTTTAGGGCTTTAAAAGGCTGCTTCCAGTTTAAGGTTATGCCACGGCCACGTGGGTATCGAATCGCAATAGGTCTATCTAATCCAAGTTGCGCGGTGTACATGATGTTACGCAATTCAAGCTCGTTTCGAGGTGCAAAAATAACAAGATTAGGAATGCATCGTAAATAGGCTAAATCGAAAACACCATGATGCGTTGCGCCATCTTCACCTACCAAACCAGCACGGTCTAAACAAAAAATAACCGGTAGTTTTTGCAAAGCTACATCGTGTATAATCTGGTCGTACGCCCGTTGTAAAAATGTGGAGTAAATATTACAAAATGGCACTAGGCCTTGTGTGGCCATACCAGCTGCGAGTGTTACGGCATGTTGTTCTGCAATCCCAACATCGAAAGCACGTTCGGGAATTTCTTGCATCATGTATTTTAACGAGCTTCCTGTGGGCATGGCTGGTGTAATACCCACAATATTTTTGTTTTTGTTTGCCAGCTCTACAATAGTGTGCCCAAAAACATCCTGATATTTTGGTGGTTCTTGACTAGAACCCAATCTTGTAATTAGTTCTCCTGTAACCGCATTAAATTTTCCAGGTGCATGGTATTTCACTTGGTCTTCTTCGGCTTGTTTTAAACCTTTACCTTTAGTGGTAATAACATGCAAAAACTTAGGCCCTTTAACGGTTTTTAAACGTTTTAATTCTGAAATCACAGCGTTAATATCATGCCCATCTATAGGTCCTGAATAATCGAAATTTAAAGCCTCAAATATATTGTCTTGTTTTTGTGTGCCTTTTTTAACGTTTGTTAAGTACATTTTTAAAGCCCCAACGCTAGGATCGATTCCAATGGCATTATCATTTAAAACAACCAGCAAATTCGCATTGACAACTCCGGCGTGATTTAAG
Encoded here:
- a CDS encoding copper homeostasis protein CutC, with amino-acid sequence MKVEICANSYRSAINAEKSGAHRIELCAELAVGGITPSFGLIKKVITTLKIPVFVLIRPRSGNFTYSDDEFEIMKSDIAQCKALGCHGVVSGVLNKNNTIDVERTKVLVELAKPMAFTFHRAFDWVITPEDALEELASLGVNRVLTSGQETSALLGLDLLTQLNERAKNRIIILPGGGIHAENAKAFKTAGFNEIHCSATTIKPVIETPKVSMQSLAFFDETTEAFSDSEKISQILERLR
- a CDS encoding LysR family transcriptional regulator — encoded protein: MNTLQIKHFLSLANELHFWRAAEKLFISQSTLSRQIQSLEEELGVQLFERDKRNVKLTDAGKFLKNKWSLVLKELDQIHRQAKKIEEGVSGQVSITYPGSIAFKFLPKLLELLNAELPELKFELTEPIDENHEKLLLSYQTDIAFSRDEIKNRNIDSLKLSSEPICLVVPDNHWLDETSIHNLNALRDEKFIISGLHQNTFFASLLRNFFTKYDFEPKTIIESDFGGMILNLVSKELGISILPLSFKMANTQNLRFIELDETIDLYLHWRKHEPNKTIQKLLECIQFIEV
- a CDS encoding deoxyguanosinetriphosphate triphosphohydrolase, encoding MNWEQLLSLKRYGDTNKRIRKEQDETRLGFEVDYDRIIFSSEFRSLQDKTQVIPLSETDFVHTRLTHSLEVSVVGRSIGRRVGQKLLEKHPHLQRVHGYQTNDFGAIVAAAALAHDIGNPPFGHSGEKAIGEFFKTGKGKAFKPELSAKEYQDLCDFEGNANGFKILTQDRQGRKGGLRLSYATLGAFTKYPKESLPKHPTNHIAHKKYGFFQSEKERFKQVAEELGLLKTEGNDMSYSRHPLAFLVEAADDICYTIIDFEDGINLGLIQEEYALEYLSKIIRDTIKPESYYGLSTKEDRIGYLRALAIGTLINEAVEIFMAHEDAILKGEFDCALLDKSKYNAQIKDIIKISVDNIYQSNEVIDKEIVGYGVINTLLDTYTNAVNNTFNKTDSNYDALILRALPVSVKTNTSSLYQRLMSVCHHVSLLSDSKAILDYKKIKGIEF
- the dxs gene encoding 1-deoxy-D-xylulose-5-phosphate synthase translates to MKSFLNHIDSPAQLRLLRPEDLPQLAKELREFIINIIATKEGHLGASLGVVELTIALHYVFNTPKDQLVWDVGHQAYGHKILTGRKDTFETNRQLNGISGFPNRDESEYDTFGVGHASTSISAALGMAIASQLKGEDKQHIAVIGDASIAGGMAFEGLNHAGVVNANLLVVLNDNAIGIDPSVGALKMYLTNVKKGTQKQDNIFEALNFDYSGPIDGHDINAVISELKRLKTVKGPKFLHVITTKGKGLKQAEEDQVKYHAPGKFNAVTGELITRLGSSQEPPKYQDVFGHTIVELANKNKNIVGITPAMPTGSSLKYMMQEIPERAFDVGIAEQHAVTLAAGMATQGLVPFCNIYSTFLQRAYDQIIHDVALQKLPVIFCLDRAGLVGEDGATHHGVFDLAYLRCIPNLVIFAPRNELELRNIMYTAQLGLDRPIAIRYPRGRGITLNWKQPFKALKIGVGEQLKQGTKLAVLSVGSIAKNVSQALDLVEDKDAISHYDMRFVKPLDENLLNSIFKSYKLIVTVEDATVVGGFGSGILEFAATNQYKNTIKVLGIPDAFIEHGSVPELQASVGLDAQYLVKVFLDMLTSITEA
- a CDS encoding LysE family translocator → MGIENFMTFILTAMLFVMTPGIDTMFVLNKSIGQGRKSGIYATLGINTGVLTHALFGAVGLSVLIAKSAFAFTGIKYAGAIYIIYMGFIKLKAKYELLPEAEIGKQKTKSDFWSGFLTNTLNPKVALFFLAFFPQFITPEQLHNPMPFIILGLTFSLIGMAWYLSLTLMASTFFEKIKHHPKLGLWVNKFSGLAFILMGLYIGLIPI